GATGAAGATGACCAGGCAGTTGGCGTTCTTGATGTTACCGGTAATCTTACGCAGCGCCTGGGACATCAGACGGGCCTGCAGGCCGACGTGCATGTCACCCATTTCGCCTTCGATCTCGGCCTTCGGTACCAGGGCCGCCACGGAGTCGACGATGATGACGTCAACAGCGTTGGAGCGCACCAGCATGTCGGTGATTTCCAGCGCCTGTTCGCCGGTGTCCGGCTGCGAGACCAGCAGGTCGTCGACGTTGACGCCCAGCTTGCCGGCGTACTCCGGGTCCAGCGCGTGTTCGGCGTCGACGAACGCGCAGGTGGCACCGCTCTTCTGGGCTTCGGCGATCACCGACAGGGTCAGCGTGGTTTTACCGGAAGACTCCGGGCCGTAGATCTCGACGATACGGCCTTTTGGCAGGCCGCCGATGCCGAGGGCGATGTCCAGGCCCAGGGAACCCGTGGAGATGGCAGGAATACCTTGACGCTCATGGTCGCCCATGCGCATGACGGCGCCCTTGCCGAATTGGCGTTCGATTTGACCCAGGGCCGCAGCCAAGGCGCGCTTCTTGTTGTCGTCCATTGAAATCCTCACGTGTTCGACTTGGCCCTGACGGCCGGAATACCTGTATAAGTAGCCAGTATTATTCCACAGGGAAACGCTTGAGCAAACCCCTGTCGTCGATTTAGTCGGTGCCAAGCTGTAACAAGCCGTCTAACGCGGCGATCACCGTCTGTCGGCGCACCGCTTCGCGGTCGCCATCGAAGTGGCGCCGCTCGCTGATGACGCGGTCACCATCGGCCCAGGCCAGCCACACCGTACCCACCGGCTTGGCCGGCGAACCACCGTCAGGCCCGGCGATACCGCTGACCGCCACGGCAAAACGCGCGCCGCTTGCGGCCTGTGCGCCACGCGCCATGGCCTCGACCACCTCCTGGCTGACCGCGCCGACTTGGCCGAACAGCACTTCGGGCACATCCAGCTGGCGGGTTTTCTGGGCATTGGAATAGGTTACATAGCCAGCTTCGAACCAGGCTGAACTGCCGGAAACGCGGGTGATTGCCTCGGCGATGCCACCACCGGTACAGGATTCGGCCGTGGTGACCTGGGCACCCAGGTGGCGCAGGTGCTCGCCCAGGCGGGCGGCGAGAGCAGTAATCGGGTCCATCGCAGGCTCCTCAAGAAGACGTGGCGCCACCCTAGCACCCCCACTCAACGAAGGGGACCCCTTGCACCGCCTGCATCTCACTGAAAAAGCCTGTACCATTGCGGGTTTTATCGCCGCCAACCAGATTACCCGCTGTAAGGCCCTGAATGTCTGATCTTTCCGCACACACCCCGATGATGCAACAGTACTGGAAGCTGAAAAACCAGCACCCAGACCAACTGATGTTCTACCGCATGGGCGACTTCTACGAAATCTTCTACGAAGATGCGAAGAAGGCCGCAAAACTGCTGGATATCACCCTGACCGCGCGCGGTCAGTCGGCTGGCCAGTCCATCCCCATGTGCGGGATTCCGTTCCACTCGCTGGAAGGCTACCTGGCCAAGCTGGTCAAGCTGGGCGAGTCGGTGGTGATCTGCGAGCAGATCGGCGACCCAGCCACCAGCAAGGGCCCGGTGGAACGCCAGGTGGTGCGTATCATCACCCCCGGCACGGTCAGCGACGAAGCGTTGCTCGACGAGCGCCGCGACAACCTGATCGCCGCGCTGCTGGGTGACGAACGCCTGTTCGGCCTGGCCGTGCTGGATATCACCAGCGGCAACTTCAGCGTGCAAGAGATCAAGGGCTGGGAAAACCTGCTGGCCGAACTTGAGCGCCTGAACCCGGTCGAGCTGTTGATCCCCGACGACTGGCCGCGCGACCTGCCCGCCGAAAAGCGCCCCGGCGCCCGCCGCCGCGCGCCGTGGGACTTCGACCGCGACTCGGCACGTAAAGCCTTGTGCCAACAGTTTGCGACCAAAGACCTCAAGGGCTTCGGCTGCGACAAGCTTACCCTGGCCATCGGCGCCGCCGGCTGCCTGCTGACCTACGCGAAAGAAACCCAGCGCACCGCCCTGCCCCACCTGCGCAGCCTGCGCCACGAGCGCATGGACGATACGGTGATTCTGGATGGCGCCAGCCGCCGCAACCTGGAGCTGGACGTCAACCTGGCCGGCGGGCGCGACAATACCCTGCAATCGGTGATCGACCGCTGCCAGACGGCGATGGCCAGCCGCTTGCTGACGCGCTGGCTGAACCGCCCGCTGCGTGACCTCAAGGTGCTGCAGTCACGCCAGGACTCGATCCGCTGCCTGCTCGACGGTTACCGCTTCGAGAAGCTGCAACCGCAGCTCAAGGAAATTGGCGATATCGAGCGTATTCTCGCCCGTATCGGCCTGCGCAATGCCCGCCCGCGTGACCTTGCCCGCCTGCGTGACGCGCTCGGCGCCTTGCCTGAGCTGCAGAACGCAATGAGCGAGCTCGAAGCGCCACACCTGGCTCGCCTGGCAGCCATCACCGGCACCTACCCGGAGCTGGCCAGCCTGCTGGAGCGCGCCATCATCGACAACCCGCCGGCGGTAATCCGTGACGGCGGCGTGCTTAAAAACGGTTACGACAGCGAACTTGACGAGCTGCTCGCCATCAGCGAGAACGCCGGCCAGTTCCTCATCGACCTGGAGGCCCGCGAAAAGGCCCGCACCGGCCTGGCCAACCTCAAAGTCGGCTACAACCGCGTACATGGCTACTTCATCGAGCTGCCAACCAAGCAAGCCGAGCAGGCCCCGGGCGACTACATCCGTCGTCAGACGCTCAAGGGCGCCGAGCGCTTCATCACCCCAGAGCTCAAAGCATTCGAGGACAAGGCACTGTCGGCCAAGAGCCGCGCCCTGGCCCGCGAGAAGATGCTCTACGACGCCCTGCTCGAAACCCTGATCAGCCACCTGGCGCCGCTGCAGGACAGCGCCGCCGCGCTCGCCGAGCTGGACGTGCTGAGCAACCTTGCCGAGCGCGCGCTGAACCTCGACCTGAACTGCCCACGTTTCGTCAGCGAGCCGTGCCTGCGCATCGAACAAGGTCGCCACCCGGTGGTGGAACAGGTACTCACCACGCCGTTCGTGGCCAACGACCTGGGCCTGGACGACAGCACCCGCATGCTGATCATTACAGGCCCGAACATGGGCGGTAAATCTACCTACATGCGCCAGACCGCACTGATTGTGCTGATGGCGCATATCGGCAGCTTCGTACCGGCGGCCAGTTGTGAACTGTCGTTGGTCGACCGCATCTTCACGCGTATTGGCTCCAGCGACGACCTCGCAGGCGGGCGCTCGACCTTCATGGTCGAGATGAGCGAAACGGCCAACATCCTGCACAACGCCACCGACCGCAGCCTGGTGCTGATGGACGAAGTGGGCCGTGGCACCAGCACCTTCGACGGCCTGTCGCTGGCCTGGGCTGCAGCCGAACGCCTGGCGCAACTGCGTGCCTACACGCTGTTCGCTACCCACTACTTCGAGCTGACCGTGCTGCCGGAAAGTGAGCCGCTGGTGGCCAACGTGCACCTGAACGCCACCGAGCACAACGAGCGCATCGTGTTCCTGCACCACGTGCTGCCCGGCCCTGCCAGCCAAAGTTACGGCCTGGCCGTGGCACAGCTGGCCGGTGTACCCGGCCAGGTCATCCAGCGTGCACGCGAGCATCTGGGCCGGCTGGAGACCACCAGCCTGCCCCATGAGCAACCTGCTCCCCAGAAAGCCAAGGGCGAACCACAAGTGCCGCACCAGAGCGATCTGTTTGCCAGCCTGCCGCATCCAGCCATCGAGAAGCTGGGCAAGCTGGACCTTGACGATATGACCCCTCGTCAAGCTATCGAAATGCTATATCAACTAAAGAACCTGTTATAACGGCGCCCACTACAAGCTGGTAGAATCCGCCGCGGTTTGCTGGTGCTGCAGGTTATTAGCCTGGCCTGCAGCCACATGCCAGTAAACCGCGCGGCCCTGAGAGGAAGGGGCCGCCGCCGTCGCCTGAGGAGAAAATTAGAAATGACCTTCGTCGTCACCGACAACTGCATCAAATGCAAATACACCGACTGCGTGGAAGTCTGCCCGGTGGACTGCTTCTACGAAGGCCCGAACTTCCTGGTCATTCACCCGGACGAGTGCATCGATTGTGCACTGTGCGAGCCTGAATGCCCGGCCCAGGCGATCTTCTCGGAAGACGAAATCCCTGCGGGCATGGAGAACTTCATCGAGCTCAACGCCGAGCTGGCTGAAATCTGGCCGAACATCACCGAACGCAAGGATGCCCTGCCAGACGCCGAAGAGTGGGATGGCAAGACCGGCAAGATTGCCGACCTGGAGCGCTGATCGCTTCCAGCAACGAAAAGGCCCGCATCCGCGGGCCTTTTTAGTATACGGCGGGCAAAAAAAAGGGGCGGTTTGACCCGCCCACATTTTTTCCGTAGTCCCTGATTGTCCCAAACATCATCCTGATGAATCGCGTCTTGCGATGTCCCTGGCCTCCTCCCTGGAAGCCTGTGCTTGTCCGTGTGCACAGTTCGAATACTAGCGATTTGCGCTGGGCAGGCAACTGCGAGATATCTCAAGACATTACGGGGGACACATTTCCACATATAAAGAAATGTCAGAAATTTCAGTAACATACGACTTTTCACTGATTGAAAACGACAATGCTTTACTGCTACTGACACAGAAGTCCTACACAACGAGTAAGCAAAGGCTTACACACAATGCATCTGCGGTAGCGCTGGACACAGCATTCAGCGAGCCCCCTCAGCCAACGTGATCAAAAAACGTACAAACAAAAACGCCCCGAATCATCGGGGCGTTTTATGTACAGCGTGAACCGCTTTACTGGAACAGCGACTCGCTGGACAGGCCGTTCTTTTCAAGAATCTCCCGCAGGCGCTTGAGCCCCTCAACCTGGATCTGCCGCACCCGCTCACGGGTCAGGCCAATTTCCAGGCCAACGTCCTCCAGGGTGCTGCTCTCGTGCCCACGCAGGCCGAAGCGGCGCACCACCACTTCCCGCTGCTTGTCGGTCAGCTCACCCAGCCACTGGTCGATACTCTGTGACAGGTCATCGTCCTGCAGCAGCTCGCACGGGTCAGTGGGGCGGTCGTCGGTCAGGGTATCAAGCAGCGTTTTGTCCGAGTCTGGCCCCAGCGATACATCCACCGAAGACACACGCTCGTTCAGCCCGAGCATGCGTTTCACCTCGGTCACCGGCTTCTCAAGCAAGGTGGCGATTTCTTCCGGCGATGGCTCGTGGTCGAGCTTCTGGGTCAGTTCCCGCGCGGCACGCAGGTAAACGTTGAGTTCCTTGACCACATGGATCGGCAGGCGAATGGTGCGAGTCTGGTTCATAATCGCCCGCTCGATGGTCTGGCGGATCCACCAGGTCGCATAGGTCGAAAAACGGAAACCGCGCTCCGGGTCGAATTTCTCGACCGCACGGATCAGGCCCAGGTTGCCTTCCTCGATCAGGTCGAGCAATGACAGGCCACGGTTCACGTAACGACGGGCAATTTTCACAACCAGGCGCAGGTTGCTTTCGATCATGCGCTTACGGCCAGCGGGGTCACCCTTTTGCGACAGGCGCGCAAAATGGACTTCCTCTTCCGGCGAGAGCAGAGGCGAGAATCCAATCTCGTTGAGATACAACTGGGTGGCATCAAGCGCCCGGCTGTAATCGATGTACTTGTGTTGCTTGAGCGAAGAGCCTGATTTGGCCCTGGTCCGAACCGAAGGTACAGCAGGTTCGTCTGACACCACATCCGTTTCCAAAACGATGCCCGTCTCCATCAAGAGCAGCTCATCGTCGATGTCAAACTCCGGCGCTTCTTTACTGAGAGCCATTGTTATAGTCCTTTGCTGAGTTCGAACTCAGACTCGAGCGGCACCTGGTTCCTTGGCATCGCTAGAGCCTGTCCCCACCACATCACAGGAACAGGCCGGGTACAACGATCAACGGCGTGGCAGGAACTGGAGTGGATCGACGGGTTTGCCCTGGCGGCGAATCTCGAAATGCAGCTTCACCCGATCAGTGCCCGTAGACCCCATTTCAGCAATCGACTGCCCTGCCTTGACCTGCTGCCCCTCCCGAACCAACAGCCTGCGGTTATGACCGTAGGCACTGACGTAGGTATCGCTGTGCTTGATGATGATCAGTTCGCCGTAGCCCCTCAAGCCACTCCCGGCGTAAACCACCGCTCCATCAGACGCAGCAAAAACAGGCTGTCCCAAATCACCGGCGATATCAATGCCTTTATTCAAACTACCGTTTGAAGCAAATTTTCCAATGAGCACACCATTGGCCGGCCAGGTCCAACCACCCACCGCCCGCTCTGCGGCGGGCACCGTGGTAACGACCGGCGTAGGCGTGGCGGGGGTTGTTGGCGTCGTTTTTCCGCCGCTGGCGGGGGTGCTGATAGACGATCCAACAGGGCGACGAATGACCGTTGTCTTGCTCGAAGAGGACGGGCTCGATACCACGGTTGTACTGCCAGTGGAGCCGCTGCTGAAGCGGATCGCCTGACCGGGGCGAATGGTGTAAGGCGCACCGATGCCGTTGCGCGCAGCCAGCTCTTTGTAATCCCAACCATAACGGAAGGCGATGGAGAACAGGGTATCGCCAGGCTTGACGATGTACTGGCCAGAGGTCACGGTCGGGCGCTTGGGTGCCGAGTTGTTGCGGTCGACCACGCGCGCGCCGCTCGAACTGGTGCTGGAGCAACCCGTCAGCAGGGTGCCTATGGCCAGCGCAATCACCAGAAGCTTCAAACCCGCCCGATCCTTGCGCTGCCGAATGACTGTGTGCCCCACCCGCGCTCCCCTCATGGTGCCGAAAATCGATAATACGACA
The genomic region above belongs to Pseudomonas sp. PSKL.D1 and contains:
- a CDS encoding CinA family protein; its protein translation is MDPITALAARLGEHLRHLGAQVTTAESCTGGGIAEAITRVSGSSAWFEAGYVTYSNAQKTRQLDVPEVLFGQVGAVSQEVVEAMARGAQAASGARFAVAVSGIAGPDGGSPAKPVGTVWLAWADGDRVISERRHFDGDREAVRRQTVIAALDGLLQLGTD
- the mutS gene encoding DNA mismatch repair protein MutS, whose product is MSDLSAHTPMMQQYWKLKNQHPDQLMFYRMGDFYEIFYEDAKKAAKLLDITLTARGQSAGQSIPMCGIPFHSLEGYLAKLVKLGESVVICEQIGDPATSKGPVERQVVRIITPGTVSDEALLDERRDNLIAALLGDERLFGLAVLDITSGNFSVQEIKGWENLLAELERLNPVELLIPDDWPRDLPAEKRPGARRRAPWDFDRDSARKALCQQFATKDLKGFGCDKLTLAIGAAGCLLTYAKETQRTALPHLRSLRHERMDDTVILDGASRRNLELDVNLAGGRDNTLQSVIDRCQTAMASRLLTRWLNRPLRDLKVLQSRQDSIRCLLDGYRFEKLQPQLKEIGDIERILARIGLRNARPRDLARLRDALGALPELQNAMSELEAPHLARLAAITGTYPELASLLERAIIDNPPAVIRDGGVLKNGYDSELDELLAISENAGQFLIDLEAREKARTGLANLKVGYNRVHGYFIELPTKQAEQAPGDYIRRQTLKGAERFITPELKAFEDKALSAKSRALAREKMLYDALLETLISHLAPLQDSAAALAELDVLSNLAERALNLDLNCPRFVSEPCLRIEQGRHPVVEQVLTTPFVANDLGLDDSTRMLIITGPNMGGKSTYMRQTALIVLMAHIGSFVPAASCELSLVDRIFTRIGSSDDLAGGRSTFMVEMSETANILHNATDRSLVLMDEVGRGTSTFDGLSLAWAAAERLAQLRAYTLFATHYFELTVLPESEPLVANVHLNATEHNERIVFLHHVLPGPASQSYGLAVAQLAGVPGQVIQRAREHLGRLETTSLPHEQPAPQKAKGEPQVPHQSDLFASLPHPAIEKLGKLDLDDMTPRQAIEMLYQLKNLL
- a CDS encoding peptidoglycan DD-metalloendopeptidase family protein, which translates into the protein MGHTVIRQRKDRAGLKLLVIALAIGTLLTGCSSTSSSGARVVDRNNSAPKRPTVTSGQYIVKPGDTLFSIAFRYGWDYKELAARNGIGAPYTIRPGQAIRFSSGSTGSTTVVSSPSSSSKTTVIRRPVGSSISTPASGGKTTPTTPATPTPVVTTVPAAERAVGGWTWPANGVLIGKFASNGSLNKGIDIAGDLGQPVFAASDGAVVYAGSGLRGYGELIIIKHSDTYVSAYGHNRRLLVREGQQVKAGQSIAEMGSTGTDRVKLHFEIRRQGKPVDPLQFLPRR
- the rpoS gene encoding RNA polymerase sigma factor RpoS; protein product: MALSKEAPEFDIDDELLLMETGIVLETDVVSDEPAVPSVRTRAKSGSSLKQHKYIDYSRALDATQLYLNEIGFSPLLSPEEEVHFARLSQKGDPAGRKRMIESNLRLVVKIARRYVNRGLSLLDLIEEGNLGLIRAVEKFDPERGFRFSTYATWWIRQTIERAIMNQTRTIRLPIHVVKELNVYLRAARELTQKLDHEPSPEEIATLLEKPVTEVKRMLGLNERVSSVDVSLGPDSDKTLLDTLTDDRPTDPCELLQDDDLSQSIDQWLGELTDKQREVVVRRFGLRGHESSTLEDVGLEIGLTRERVRQIQVEGLKRLREILEKNGLSSESLFQ
- the recA gene encoding recombinase RecA, which encodes MDDNKKRALAAALGQIERQFGKGAVMRMGDHERQGIPAISTGSLGLDIALGIGGLPKGRIVEIYGPESSGKTTLTLSVIAEAQKSGATCAFVDAEHALDPEYAGKLGVNVDDLLVSQPDTGEQALEITDMLVRSNAVDVIIVDSVAALVPKAEIEGEMGDMHVGLQARLMSQALRKITGNIKNANCLVIFINQIRMKIGVMFGSPETTTGGNALKFYASVRLDIRRTGAVKEGDEVVGSETRVKIVKNKVSPPFRQAEFQILYGKGIYRNGEIIDLGVSQGLVEKSGAWYSYQGNKIGQGKANAAKYLQENPAIGAEIEKQIRDKLLNAGAVAAAGKAAAADADAGDLADADAGY
- the fdxA gene encoding ferredoxin FdxA — protein: MTFVVTDNCIKCKYTDCVEVCPVDCFYEGPNFLVIHPDECIDCALCEPECPAQAIFSEDEIPAGMENFIELNAELAEIWPNITERKDALPDAEEWDGKTGKIADLER